The stretch of DNA TACTCCATTCGTTCGCGCAAAGACGTATACGGAACAAGGTACTTTACTTATGGTTTCCAATGGCAGGGAAGAACTGGGACATTTGATAGTCTCAAGTGTTATGGGGGTAGAAGGAGACCGAACCTTTCATAGTAATTATTCGATTGTCTATAGACAGGATAATCAGGACAAAGTCCTATTAAACTTGCCGGCTTTATTGTATATTCAGCCTTCGGATAAACTCTTGTCTTTTGATAAGATCAGCTTCAAAGAGGCGGATGTTTATCTGCTTACTCCCCAATATCAGACGGGGCACGGACTGGAATGTTATGCGGTTGCGATCAACAAGATGAGTGGGGATGCTTTTTCTCTAAAATTTATAAGGAAAGGATATGTTTTCGAAAAATTAGTCTACTCCGAAAAACAGATACCGTTTAACCAAAACGAGCGGTTAGTTGTACATCCGGCAGTGGGTGCAGGCACTCCAGAAGAAGATACCAAAGAAATACACTACAAATTAGACCTGGCAAATAGACAGTTTATCGCCGAATAAAAAGAAACTCTCCCGTCAATATTTCCCAATCCATATAAAAGTGATAACCACCCAATGAAGCCCGAGGGATGGAAGCTATCTGGTTACTCTTGCGGAAATTTTTCATCCCACGCAGTCGCAATCTCGCCCCTTATGCCTTCCAGCAATTGCTCCTTGTCGTCCCGGTAGAACAGATTGTAAGTATCAAAAGGGATGATCCGCCCGTCGGGATGGGCGATATGCACGCAGGACTTCTTCACCGACCGCACGTCGAAATTATGCGCGTCCAGAAACTGCATCACGATCACCCGGAACACATTGTCATAGCTGATCTGCTCCGGCACGGCGGCAAGCGGCAGACAGCAGAGCAGGCTCTTAAGCGACAGAGCGGAAGACACCGGCGAATGGCCGGTGGAGAGCAGCTCGAACATTTTGCCCCGGATTTCCGGGTCCTGCTCGAAGACAATCGTATTGCTGCCTCCTTCAAGTAAAATATCCGGGTCGATCAGTCCGGTCAGCGGCAGCACCTCGCTGCCAAGCTTGAGCGCGTAGCCCATAGCAAGGCAGTCCGGATGACAGGGCACCGGCAAAATATCGTCCTCCCCGAACACGCCCGACTGTTCGATAATGCTGCGGCGCACCTCGCTTACCGTCAGCCGGTCCGCCGCTGGGTCATAGCCCTCCAGCCTTCCCGCCGCCTGGATCGGCTGAATCGTCACGCCGCGAACCGCCTTCTGCTTCAGACCATACTGAATAATCGAGCCGATTTCTCCATCATTCAGGCCCTTCTTCAGCGTGACGACGAGTGTTGTCGAGATATTGAATTCATTCAGGTGGCGAATCGCCTCTTCCCTGATGGGCCGTAAATCCGCGCCCCGAAGCTCCTTCAGCACGGAAGCCTCCAGGCTGTCGAATTGAAGGTAAATCTCGAAGCCCGGCATGTACGAAGCAAGGCGTGCGGCGAACTCCCGGTCCCTGGCGATGCGGACGCCGTTCGTATTCACCATGATATGCTTAATCGGACGGCTCTTAGCCATGTCGAGTATCTCGAAGAACTGCGGATGCGTCGTCGGCTCACCGCCGCTGATCTGCACAATGTCCGGCTCACCCTCATTCTCCACGATCCGGTCCAGCATGAACTCGATCTGTTTCAGCGATCGGTAGGACGTGCGGTGCGGCGACGACTCGGCGAAGCAGATCGGGCAGTTCAGATTGCAGTGATCCGTAATCTCCAGCAGCGTCAGGCAGCTGTGCTGCTCATGATCCGGGCAGAGGCCGCAGTCGTAAGGACAGCCGTACTTAATCGGCGTGTTCCACTGAAGCGGCATTTCCGAAGGCTTAATAAACTCCCGGGTTCTTTTGTAATAAGACACGTCAGTGGAGATCAGCACCTTTTCAGGGCCGTGCACCAGGCATCTTTTGACCATGTACATGCACCCGTTCTCCTGGATGATCTTAGCCTCGACTTTGCGGTAGCAGACGGAGCAGATGCTTGTGGTCAGCTCATGATAGAGATACGGTCGATTCGGCATGACAAGACTCCTTTACGGGTGGAATGGTGAAATCTTGAGCAGCGGCCGGAATTGCCGGAACCGCCGGGGGCCTGCCACGCTTTTATTTATAGCTTCGAGCCTCCGCAGTCGCGGAAGAGCGGCGGACACGCCCTCTGAACCACAGCAGCCAGGCGTAATAGGCAAGACCGGCCAGACAGGCCAGCTGTATATTGTTAAGTCCGAAGTAAGGATGAGGCGTCGGCTTAATAAAATCAACGGTGAACCGGAAAGCCAAATAGCCGAACATGAACCACTGGAACATCCGCCCCGAAAAATAAAATGAACCGGCCACTCTGCCTAGAGGCGCGCGGCTTCGCCGGTACAGCGGGATGAGCAGCAGCGCGAGCGCCAGCAGAAAGGCCATTTCATACAGCTGGGTCGGATGCCGCCGGACCCCGTCGCCAAAGTCGATGCCGGTGAACCAGGACGTTGCGGTGCCGTACGTATCGTCGTCAAGACCGGTCAGGAAACAGCCGATCCGCCCGATGAAGAGGCCCAGTATGAGCGGATATACAAAATCATCCCCGGTTGACCGGGTCCAGCCAACCCACTTCTTGGTCAGTTCGACGCCGATCAATCCTCCGAGCAGACCGCCGACAATTGTCTTCCCGCCCCAGAGAAGGTGAAGCTGCCGAAGCTGCTCCCACGTCGCCGCCGGGTCCTCCAGCCAGAACAGCAGCTTGGCGCCGAGCGCGGCGCCAAGAATCGTTCCGGCCAGAATCTGCAGGCTCATCAGCCGGGACATTTCGCTCGGACGCCGGGTCCACAAATACACCCGAAAGCCGATAAAGTAAGAGAGCGACTCGAACAGCACATGCGGATGAATCCGCCAGGAACCAAGAACCAGGTATACGGGGAATTCCATCGGCGCGCTCCTTTGATTATTATGACAGGCTGAAGATATAGGCTCCGCAGATCGCAGCCAGCAGCACCGTCAGCGCCCCGATAATGGCCAGGATGGCTACGATGGCCCGGAAGGCAGCGCTTCGCCCCTTTGGCTGCGGCTTAACCAGCGGCTCCGCGCAGTTCTCGCGGCATCTTCCGAGATCGGAATCATAGCATTCCTCGCACAGCGGCTTGCCGCACCTGGCGCATTGATGAACCGCTTGGCGGTCTGGGTGATTCATGCAACGGAAACCTGCCATATCTTCACCTCATTTAGAGTTTACCCCTATTGTAAACGCTAACCTAGGCTTTTCGCCAGAGAAACCTTGACCCAAAATATGCCTAGCCAATCACTTCCCTGAAAAATACCGCTCCACCTTGGCCAGCTTCTTCCCCTGATTCCCCTTCTTGCTTTCCATAGACCCGAACTCGAAGAATTTGACCTTGCGTATCCCGACAAAATGGAAAAGGCCTCTCTTCATCAACACTTTATGAGCATTGTTCAGGGTTAGGAGAGGATAATGGGCCGGTCCTTTCATCGTGGAGATGCATACCGCGCTCTTTCCTTTCAGCAGCCCTTCGGGATAAATCCGGTTCGGCCGGTCTCTATAAGCAAAGTTTGAGGCGAACATTCGGTCGATATAACCCAGCAGGATAGCCGGCGGTCTGCCCCAATAGATCGGGTATATATACACGAGCTGGTCGGCCCAGCGGATTTGCTCTCTGTATTTTTCCAGTTCCGGATCCTTGTGCATATCCCTTCTTCTGCGTTCTTTATTGTACACCAGCGACGGATCGAAGCTTTCCTCATACAAATCCAGCACCTGCAATCCCCCGGAAGAGGCATTCTGCCTAATCCCCTGCTTCACAGCTTCCAAAAAGGCGCCATTTAAACTTTCACGGTTCGGATGGGCATAGACGATCAATGTGTTCACGATTCATCACCTCGTAATTAGTTATCAAATGATAATTTTCATTTCACAACTATATTATGCGATCCTTAATTAGTTGTCAATTGATAAATAGATTGCGCGCAAAAAAAATATTTGTCATAATAATTCCACATAGCGAGGTGATAACATGCCATTACCCGAATTCGCCTTTAAACTCAGGACGTTCGGAACCGAATTCTCTAAAGTGACGCGTCATCTGCTTACCGAGATCAAGCCGGAAGAGATAACGCTGCTTCAGTTCGAAATTTTGCATTTCCTGTACACCGAAGGCTCGGCCACCTTTGGCCAGATCGGCGCTTGCACCGGCATGTCTCTGCCCAACACGAGCCGTGAAGTGAAGAAGCTGATACAGAAGAAGCTGGTAACCAAACGGGCCGATATCAAGGATAAAAGAGTTTATTTTGTCGAGCTGTCCCCATCGGGAAAAGAATTGATGACGGCGTCATCATCAAAGCTGGAGAGGCTGATCTCAGGGCAATATGCCCATTTGAATCCGGAGGACGTGAGCGAAGTGATGCAGGCACTAGACCTGCTGTCGGAGAAGCTGCTGGGGGAATAAGATGGACAACAGGTACAAGTGGGATTTCTTTCGAGAGATCCCGGCCTTTCCTATTCTGCTCTGCCTTATGTAACTCTCAAGTAACTATATGACTTCAAAGTGCGTACTTTTCACTCATGTCCCAGCCGGCGCACAATGATGGTGTAGCCATTATAGGGGAGGAGAGGATTTAAATAATACAAGCTAAAGCAGCGGGGCCGCGCAAAACGGCTCTTGTCGTCGGAGCCAATGGGGTGATCGGACGCAATTTGATTGATTATCTTATTACGCTTTCTGATTGGGATATTATCGGCATATCGCGCCGCGGCAGAGAATCATCCAGCCGTGTCCGATATATCGCAGCGGATTTGCTGAATCCCTTGGAAAGCCGTGAGAAATTAAGCAGCCTGACGGAAGTGACCCATATTTTCTACGCCGCCTACCAGGACCGCCCGACATGGGCGGAACTCGTTCCCCCCAACCTCGCTATGCTCGTTAACGTAGTTGAGGCCATCGAGCCGATTGCCGGAGGCCTCCGGCATATCAGTCTCATGCAGGGCTATAAAGTATACGGAGCGCATCTCGGACCGTTCAAGACGCCGGCTCGTGAGAGCGACGCCGATCATATGCCTCCGGAATTCAATATCGACCAGCAGAAGTTTCTAGAGAATCGGCAGCAGGGAAAAAGCTGGACTTGGTCAGCGCTCCGCCCTTCCGTCGTGTGCGGTTTCGCTCTCGGCAATCCAATGAATCTGGCTATGGTTATCGCCGTCTATGCCTCCATGTCGAAAGAACTGGGAATCCCCCTTCGCTTTCCCGGCAAACCGGGTGCCTACCACAGCTTATTGGAAATGACCGATGCCGGGCTGCTCGCGAAAGCAACGGTGTGGGCTGCAACCGACGAGCGCTGCGCCAATCAGGCTTTCAACATTACGAACGGGGACTTGTTCCGATGGAACGAGCTTTGGCCCAAGATCGCCGCGTATTTTGAACTTGAGGCGGCGCCTCCGCTACCGATGTCGCTGGATGTGGTTATGCAGGATAAAGAAGCGTTGTGGAACGCTATGGTAAAGAAATACGGCTTAGAGAACAACAGCTATAACAGTGTTTCCTCCTGGCGGTTCGGCGACTTTGTGTTTTCTTGGGATTACGACTTTTTCGCTGACGGCACCAAGGCGCGCCGGGCAGGCTTTCATGAGTTTATGGATACGGAGTCCATGTTCCTGAACATTTTTGAAGACTTCCGCAGGCGCAAGGTAATTCCGTAAGATTACACATAGAAACCGGTCTTACGCACTTCATAGACCGGTTTCTTTCTCTATTCGCGTTTCGGATAAAATAATGGCTTGATCCCCGTATTTTCGCTCAACATGGGTATCCCCCCCAACGGCACATGAGATGAAGAATTTCCTTGAGGCTCCAACCGTATTCGGTCAGCTCATATTCGACTTTAGGCGGAACCACATTGTAAGTTGTCCGCTCAACGACTTCATCCCTCTCCAGTTCCCTCAATTGCTGCGTCAGCACTTTTTGTGTGATAGCAGGCATGAGGCTTCTGAACTCGCCGTTGCGTTTCTTGCCAAACGTTAGATGGAACAAGATCAGCGGTTTCCACTTGCCTCCGATTACTTCGAGCGTCGCTTCCACTGCGGTATTGTAAGTTTTGATCGGCTCCAACATAGTTCGAACACCTCCGCCCTTAACCTTAATTCCTGTCTATCTCTCCTTGGGCCTCTTTAGCTTTCTTTAGTGGTTCGAGCATTTGCTCAATATGGCTCTTCATCAGCAGATAGGCCTGCTCGCTGTTGCGCTCCTCTATGGCTATAGCAATCAGAATATGATAATTAGACGACTTGGTTCGCATATTAGGCAGCGTATTGGTCTGTCTCCGACCTTCTTGAAGAAGCGGAAGAATAGCCTCGTTCATACGCGACAGCACAGGCTCCCGGGCGCCAGCCACGATCATCTGATGAAACTCCAGATCAGTTTCCAGAAAAGAACCTCCCTTTTCCATCTGCACGATCATCCGATCGGCCAACTGCCGCAGCTTTTTAATCTCGTGGTCAGCCGCCCTTTCCGCACACAAAGCCGCAAGTCTCGGCTCCAGCAGCAGCCTGGCTTCGAGCAGCGAGATTAATGAAATATCCCCAAGCTCTTTCAATTCCGCAGTCGGGTCCTTTAGCAGCAAGGGATCGTTCCGCACATACATTCCCCGGCCGTGCTCAATGCTGATAATCCCCTCATTCTCCAGTATCCGCAGTGCTTCACGAACCGTCGTAATGCTTACGGACAGCTCTTTGGAGAGCTGCTGAAGCGTCGGAATTCTCTCCCCCGCGGCCCAAGTTCCATCAATGATCATTTGTTTAAATTTGTCTATCGTACTCTGGAAAGCAGTCTTTTTCATTCGGTCGGGCCTTTCTTAACACATAAATAGTCGATTTCCAGCTTTATTCTACCACAATTAGAAAGACCAATCATGCCCTCATAAGGAGATCCTCCGAGAAAAAAACTGTTGACCAAAATAAAAATAGATCATATGATACTAACAAAAAGAACAGATGTATTTATTGAATTTTTAGCCATATTGCATAAATCAGGAGAGGTTTTCACGATAATTCGGTCATTTTCTATAATTGAAAGCGATTAATTTAAAAATTGATCCTATTTTGCAGATAAGGCTTGGCTAAAAGATATGATCTGTTCAAGACAAAGGAAGGGATGTACGCCATGAAGATTACCAAGTTCGAGACGTTTGTCGTGCCGCCGCGCTGGCTGTTTCTGAAGATTGAAACCGATGAGGGCATCGTCGGCTGGGGGGAGCCCGTTATTGAAGGGAAGGCGCTTACGGTTCAGACAGCCGTAGACGAATTAATGGATCATTTGATCGGTCAGGACCCGCTGCGGATTGAAGACCACTGGCAGGTGATGTACCGCGCCGGCTTTTACCGTGGCGGCCCGGTCCTGATGAGCGCGATTGCGGGCATCGATCAGGCATTGTGGGACATCAAGGGTAAATTTTACAACGCTCCGGTCTATCAGCTTCTTGGAGGCGCTTGCCGGGATTCCATTCGGGTGTATTCCTGGGTTGGAGGCGACCGGCCGAGCGATGTGGGGCAAGCAGCACTGGAGAAAAAGAACGCCGGTTTTACCGCCATCAAGATGAACGCTACGGAAGAGCTGCAATTTATCGATACCTACGCCAAGGTCGATGAAGTGGTCGCGCGCGTAGCCGCCATCAGGGAAGCAGCGGGACCGTACTTTGGCATTGGTGTGGATTTTCACGGCCGGGTACATAAACCGATGGCCAAAATTCTGGTCAAGGAGCTTGAGCCTTACCGGCTGATGTTCATCGAGGAGCCTGTGCTGGCCGAGAACAATGAGGCGCTCCGCGATATCGCGGGCAGCACCTCAACTCCGATCGCAACCGGAGAGCGGATGTTCTCGCGGTGGGACTTCAAATCGC from Paenibacillus sophorae encodes:
- a CDS encoding SDR family oxidoreductase — encoded protein: MQAKAAGPRKTALVVGANGVIGRNLIDYLITLSDWDIIGISRRGRESSSRVRYIAADLLNPLESREKLSSLTEVTHIFYAAYQDRPTWAELVPPNLAMLVNVVEAIEPIAGGLRHISLMQGYKVYGAHLGPFKTPARESDADHMPPEFNIDQQKFLENRQQGKSWTWSALRPSVVCGFALGNPMNLAMVIAVYASMSKELGIPLRFPGKPGAYHSLLEMTDAGLLAKATVWAATDERCANQAFNITNGDLFRWNELWPKIAAYFELEAAPPLPMSLDVVMQDKEALWNAMVKKYGLENNSYNSVSSWRFGDFVFSWDYDFFADGTKARRAGFHEFMDTESMFLNIFEDFRRRKVIP
- a CDS encoding FadR/GntR family transcriptional regulator; protein product: MKKTAFQSTIDKFKQMIIDGTWAAGERIPTLQQLSKELSVSITTVREALRILENEGIISIEHGRGMYVRNDPLLLKDPTAELKELGDISLISLLEARLLLEPRLAALCAERAADHEIKKLRQLADRMIVQMEKGGSFLETDLEFHQMIVAGAREPVLSRMNEAILPLLQEGRRQTNTLPNMRTKSSNYHILIAIAIEERNSEQAYLLMKSHIEQMLEPLKKAKEAQGEIDRN
- the dgoD gene encoding galactonate dehydratase; the encoded protein is MKITKFETFVVPPRWLFLKIETDEGIVGWGEPVIEGKALTVQTAVDELMDHLIGQDPLRIEDHWQVMYRAGFYRGGPVLMSAIAGIDQALWDIKGKFYNAPVYQLLGGACRDSIRVYSWVGGDRPSDVGQAALEKKNAGFTAIKMNATEELQFIDTYAKVDEVVARVAAIREAAGPYFGIGVDFHGRVHKPMAKILVKELEPYRLMFIEEPVLAENNEALRDIAGSTSTPIATGERMFSRWDFKSLLESGYADIIQPDLSHAGGITECKKIAAMAEAYDVAVAPHCPLGPIALAACLQLDATAYNAVIQEQSLGIHYNQGNDLLDYITDSSVFAYEDGHVRIPQGPGLGITINEEYVRSMAQAGHRWRNPVWRHKDGTVAEW
- a CDS encoding radical SAM protein, which produces MPNRPYLYHELTTSICSVCYRKVEAKIIQENGCMYMVKRCLVHGPEKVLISTDVSYYKRTREFIKPSEMPLQWNTPIKYGCPYDCGLCPDHEQHSCLTLLEITDHCNLNCPICFAESSPHRTSYRSLKQIEFMLDRIVENEGEPDIVQISGGEPTTHPQFFEILDMAKSRPIKHIMVNTNGVRIARDREFAARLASYMPGFEIYLQFDSLEASVLKELRGADLRPIREEAIRHLNEFNISTTLVVTLKKGLNDGEIGSIIQYGLKQKAVRGVTIQPIQAAGRLEGYDPAADRLTVSEVRRSIIEQSGVFGEDDILPVPCHPDCLAMGYALKLGSEVLPLTGLIDPDILLEGGSNTIVFEQDPEIRGKMFELLSTGHSPVSSALSLKSLLCCLPLAAVPEQISYDNVFRVIVMQFLDAHNFDVRSVKKSCVHIAHPDGRIIPFDTYNLFYRDDKEQLLEGIRGEIATAWDEKFPQE
- a CDS encoding MarR family winged helix-turn-helix transcriptional regulator, with the translated sequence MPLPEFAFKLRTFGTEFSKVTRHLLTEIKPEEITLLQFEILHFLYTEGSATFGQIGACTGMSLPNTSREVKKLIQKKLVTKRADIKDKRVYFVELSPSGKELMTASSSKLERLISGQYAHLNPEDVSEVMQALDLLSEKLLGE
- a CDS encoding NAD(P)H-dependent oxidoreductase, with protein sequence MNTLIVYAHPNRESLNGAFLEAVKQGIRQNASSGGLQVLDLYEESFDPSLVYNKERRRRDMHKDPELEKYREQIRWADQLVYIYPIYWGRPPAILLGYIDRMFASNFAYRDRPNRIYPEGLLKGKSAVCISTMKGPAHYPLLTLNNAHKVLMKRGLFHFVGIRKVKFFEFGSMESKKGNQGKKLAKVERYFSGK
- a CDS encoding prolipoprotein diacylglyceryl transferase encodes the protein MEFPVYLVLGSWRIHPHVLFESLSYFIGFRVYLWTRRPSEMSRLMSLQILAGTILGAALGAKLLFWLEDPAATWEQLRQLHLLWGGKTIVGGLLGGLIGVELTKKWVGWTRSTGDDFVYPLILGLFIGRIGCFLTGLDDDTYGTATSWFTGIDFGDGVRRHPTQLYEMAFLLALALLLIPLYRRSRAPLGRVAGSFYFSGRMFQWFMFGYLAFRFTVDFIKPTPHPYFGLNNIQLACLAGLAYYAWLLWFRGRVRRSSATAEARSYK